In the Parasteatoda tepidariorum isolate YZ-2023 chromosome 3, CAS_Ptep_4.0, whole genome shotgun sequence genome, one interval contains:
- the LOC107449277 gene encoding uncharacterized protein, producing MARVDVKSSIETFVSNSPDLPVLKSPLPKRSKLSLRRNSSFYNGSRMQEDGLTSLKVPNLNSEVSGDMTPSKPDIEMIDLTCDGQEDGNASPNCSTTESKSSVSETEMEDDKIKVWTIGLPNCGNTCFVNSILQVLRYSPNFLNSLHSLAVKCQILKDSSDDEDDSHEVTFFRHMHTLYTIMKKKELLMSKNVDKDYSSTLIRPVKLVINSLREVTSLFEEGEQHDAHELFITIVASYEKACEMFKKQLPSEDNAVNKETNCLQNLEIKQAEPQTVVSPVEQRVKRSLLAGKRRRTKSLPADMAFIESLVLGMEGKIRHVVKCLECEKRLEREETFANLEVTIPEEVSSGESVDLRQCLSQKTKLCGENKFYCETCEHHNEAEMSSEIVSAPPILLLHFGWMGRFSVMSMEKTSVKVIIPLSLDTSENREIFTCSKGENYKLYAVVLHIGRSTSGGHYVCFIKDASSQESMDQTKEEVVKSPARQNKQVGSSKYCCVTDEIMNFTGVESFTKWLLFDDDIVSPVVIDENSDSFPYFNFLSITASPCMIFYHKT from the exons ATGGCTCGTGTGGATGTCAAATCTTCAATTGAAACCTTTGTTTCAAATTCACCTGATCTACCTGTATTGAAAAGTCCTTTACCTAAACGAAGTAAACTTTCACTAAGAAGGAATTCTTCGTTTTATAATGGCTCTCGAATGCAAGAAGATGGCCTCACATCACTTAAGGTGCCTAATCTCAATTCTGAGGTGTCAGGTGACATGACACCCAGCAAACCAGACATTGAGATGATTGATTTGACGTGTGATGGTCAAGAGGATGGAAATGCATCGCCAAATTGTAGCACGACCGAATCTAAATCATCCGTGTCTGAAACAGAAATGGAagatgataaaattaaagtgtGGACTATTGGATTACCCAATTGTGGAAACACATGTTTTGTTAACAGTATTTTGCAAGTTTTGCGATATTctcctaattttttaaactctctaCATTCATTAgctgtaaaatgtcaaatattgAAG gaTTCATCTGATGATGAAGATGATTCTCatgaagtaactttttttagacATATGCACACT cTGTATacaattatgaagaaaaaagagcTTTTAATGTCGAAAAATGTAGATAAAGACTACTCTAGTACACTCATTAGGCCTGTAAAACTTGTGATAAATAGCCTAAG gGAAGTGACCTCTTTATTTGAAGAGGGTGAGCAGCATGATGCCCATGAATTGTTTATCACTATCGTAGCCTCATATGAAAAAGCTTGTGAAATGTTCAAAAAACAATTACCGAGTGAAGATAATGctgtaaataaagaaacaaattgcCTTCAGAATTTGGAAATTAAACAAGCTGAACCACAAACTGTAGTTTCTCCTGTTGAACAGAGGGTCAAAAGATCTTTGCTGGCAGGGAAACGTCGCCGGACGAAAAGTTTGCCCGCTGACATGGCTTTTATAGAATCTCTAGTCTTAGGAATGGAAGGCAAAATTCGTCATGTTGTGAAATGTTTGGAGTGTGAAAAGCGATTAGAAAGAGAAGAAACTTTTGCTAATTTGGAAGTGACCATACCAGAGGAAGTTTCTAGTGGAG aatctgTTGATTTGCGTCAGTGTTTGTCACAGAAGACCAAATTGTgtggtgaaaataaattttactgtgagACATGCGAGCATCACAATGAAGCTGAAATGAGCTCTGAGATAGTGTCTGCCCCACCTATTCTTTTGCTTCATTTTGGTTGGATGGGAAGATTTAG tgTAATGTCAATGGAAAAGACAAGTGTCAAAGTGATTATTCCCCTTTCTCTGGACACATCtgaaaatagagaaatatttaCTTGTTCTAAAGGAGAGAATTATAAACTCTATGCCGTAGTTTTGCACATAGGTCGTTCAACATCAGGTGGCCATTACGTTTGTTTCATCAAGGATGCTTCTTCTCAAGAAAGTATGGATCAGACCAAAGAAGAAGTTGTTAAATCTCCTGCAAGGCAAAATAAACAAGTTGGGTCTTCCAAGTATTGTTGTGTCACTgatgaaataatgaattttactgGCGTAGAATCTTTTACGAAGTGGTTGTTGTTTGACGATGATATTGTTTCACCTGTTGTGATTGATGAAAATTCAGAttcatttccttattttaactttttaagcatCACTGCCTCACCTTGTatgattttttatcataaaacataA